From the Spiribacter sp. 2438 genome, one window contains:
- a CDS encoding 7-cyano-7-deazaguanine/7-aminomethyl-7-deazaguanine transporter encodes MLLYSGAMKTITPEQFRRALFILAAAHITIIALSNYLVQLPINLLGVHTTWGAFSFPFIFLATDLTVRTFGKHMARRIIFYAMGPALIISYVVGSLFQQGSFQGADALLSLNTFVGRIAMASFMAYALGQLLDIHIFDRLRQAARWWVAPAVSTIFGNAADTLAFFSLAFYASPDPFMAANWPEIAWVDYASKLAISLLLFLPAYGLALGWLQRHILGPDGRVHLEAPAR; translated from the coding sequence GTGCTGCTATACTCCGGCGCCATGAAAACCATTACCCCTGAACAATTCCGGCGGGCGCTGTTTATTCTGGCGGCCGCGCACATCACCATCATTGCCCTCAGCAATTACCTGGTGCAGCTGCCCATCAACCTGCTGGGCGTGCACACCACGTGGGGGGCATTCTCCTTCCCGTTCATATTCCTGGCCACGGACCTCACGGTGCGGACCTTCGGCAAGCACATGGCGCGGCGGATCATCTTCTACGCCATGGGCCCGGCGCTGATCATTTCCTATGTGGTGGGCAGCCTGTTCCAGCAGGGCAGCTTTCAGGGAGCGGACGCCCTGCTCAGCCTCAATACCTTTGTGGGTCGCATCGCCATGGCCAGTTTCATGGCCTATGCCCTTGGCCAGCTGCTGGATATCCACATTTTCGACCGTCTGCGACAGGCGGCGCGCTGGTGGGTGGCGCCGGCGGTGTCCACCATATTCGGCAACGCCGCCGACACGCTGGCGTTTTTCAGTCTCGCCTTCTACGCCAGCCCGGACCCGTTCATGGCCGCCAACTGGCCGGAAATCGCCTGGGTGGATTACGCCTCCAAACTGGCGATCTCGCTGCTGCTATTCCTGCCCGCCTACGGATTGGCCTTGGGCTGGCTGCAGCGTCATATCCTGGGGCCGGATGGCCGAGTTCATCTGGAGGCGCCGGCCCGCTAA
- a CDS encoding GNAT family N-acetyltransferase, which translates to MTTGDVYTAMQAWLTRTKPAETDRDGPLNYRWFGHVRAVLEAESAYLVLMRIETDPAWRGQGQASAVLEWLKGLCDQHGVTLLGQANVDDHTGLGQSALLQWYAHHGFQIDDSHQGEPLVWYPKRPGAPD; encoded by the coding sequence ATGACGACGGGTGATGTTTATACGGCAATGCAGGCGTGGCTGACGCGCACCAAGCCCGCCGAAACCGATCGGGACGGACCGCTCAATTATCGCTGGTTCGGACATGTGCGGGCCGTGCTGGAGGCGGAGTCCGCCTATCTGGTGCTGATGCGGATCGAGACTGATCCGGCCTGGCGGGGCCAGGGGCAGGCCAGCGCCGTTCTCGAATGGCTGAAGGGCCTGTGTGACCAGCACGGCGTGACGCTGCTCGGCCAGGCAAACGTCGACGATCACACCGGACTGGGTCAGTCAGCGTTGCTGCAGTGGTACGCCCATCACGGCTTCCAGATTGATGACAGCCACCAGGGCGAGCCCCTGGTCTGGTACCCGAAGCGTCCCGGCGCACCCGATTAG
- the serS gene encoding serine--tRNA ligase, which produces MLDQKMLRQGPGGVADALARRGFTFDSRTYAALEARRRELQSRTESLQHERNERSRAIGEAKRRGEDIEPLREQVSAVGEALKAADAELQSLQAQLRDLHLGLPNLPHPSVPVGKDEADNVEIRRWGEPPRFEFRPRDHVDLGEHLSGLDFEAGARLAGSRFVIMQGGIARLHRALAQFMLDCHVEEHGYTEVYVPYLANETALLGTGQLPKFAEDLFAIEHAEQTMHLIPTSEVPLANLAAGEILDAETLPRAYVCHSPCFRSEAGSYGRDTRGMIRQHQFDKVELVQLTRPDDSYEALERLTGHAEAILQRLELPYRVVTLCTGDMGFAAAKTYDIEVWLPGQQAYREISSCSNTEAFQARRMQARWRQPETGKPEPLHSLNGSGVAVGRCLVAVLENGQQADGRVAIPRVLQPYMGGQQWLEPA; this is translated from the coding sequence ATGCTGGATCAGAAAATGCTTCGACAGGGTCCCGGGGGCGTGGCGGATGCCCTCGCCCGGCGCGGATTCACTTTTGATAGCAGGACCTATGCGGCGCTGGAGGCGCGGCGGCGGGAGCTTCAGTCCCGCACCGAGTCGCTTCAGCACGAGCGCAACGAGCGCTCCCGGGCGATTGGTGAGGCAAAGCGCCGGGGCGAGGACATCGAGCCGCTTCGGGAGCAGGTCTCAGCGGTGGGTGAAGCGCTCAAGGCGGCGGATGCCGAGCTCCAGTCCCTGCAGGCTCAGCTGCGGGATCTTCATCTGGGTTTGCCGAATCTGCCCCATCCCTCGGTGCCGGTGGGCAAGGACGAAGCCGACAATGTCGAGATACGCCGCTGGGGTGAGCCGCCGAGGTTCGAGTTCCGGCCCCGGGACCATGTGGATTTGGGTGAGCACCTGAGTGGGCTGGATTTCGAGGCGGGCGCCCGTCTCGCCGGTTCGCGTTTCGTGATCATGCAGGGGGGCATTGCCCGGCTGCATCGGGCCCTGGCGCAGTTCATGCTGGACTGCCATGTCGAAGAGCATGGGTACACCGAAGTCTACGTGCCCTATCTGGCCAATGAGACGGCGCTGCTGGGAACCGGCCAACTGCCGAAATTCGCCGAGGATCTGTTCGCCATCGAGCACGCTGAGCAGACCATGCACCTGATCCCCACGTCCGAGGTCCCGCTGGCCAATCTGGCCGCCGGCGAGATTCTCGACGCCGAGACACTGCCGCGGGCCTATGTCTGTCACAGTCCGTGTTTTCGTTCCGAAGCGGGGTCCTACGGCCGTGACACCCGGGGCATGATCCGTCAGCATCAGTTCGACAAGGTGGAGCTGGTACAGCTGACCCGTCCGGACGACTCCTATGAGGCGCTGGAGCGGCTGACCGGACACGCGGAAGCCATCCTTCAGCGCCTTGAATTGCCCTATCGGGTGGTCACCCTCTGCACCGGTGACATGGGCTTCGCCGCGGCCAAAACCTATGACATCGAGGTCTGGCTACCCGGGCAGCAGGCGTACCGGGAGATTTCTTCCTGCAGCAACACCGAGGCCTTCCAGGCCCGCCGCATGCAGGCCCGCTGGCGCCAGCCGGAGACCGGTAAACCCGAGCCGCTGCACAGCCTGAACGGCTCCGGCGTCGCCGTGGGACGCTGTCTGGTGGCGGTTCTCGAGAATGGCCAGCAGGCGGATGGCCGCGTGGCCATCCCGCGGGTGCTACAGCCCTATATGGGCGGGCAGCAATGGCTCGAACCGGCCTGA
- the crcB gene encoding fluoride efflux transporter CrcB: MPGLGEFAAVAAGGAIGAVMRFSALLASTRLLPAGFPWGTLLVNVSGSLLMGVAYVLLLERGVLPPVWRSFLTAGVLGAFTTFSAFSLDALALLQAGSPGRALAYVLASVGVCLMAAALGVMMARAL, encoded by the coding sequence ATGCCAGGGCTGGGTGAGTTTGCTGCCGTCGCGGCGGGGGGTGCCATTGGCGCGGTGATGCGCTTCAGCGCCTTGCTGGCCAGCACGCGGCTGCTGCCGGCAGGCTTCCCGTGGGGGACATTGCTGGTCAATGTCAGCGGTAGCCTGCTGATGGGGGTGGCCTATGTGTTGCTGCTGGAGCGCGGCGTGCTGCCACCGGTGTGGCGCAGCTTCCTGACGGCGGGCGTGCTCGGGGCCTTTACCACTTTCTCGGCCTTTTCTCTGGACGCTCTGGCGCTGTTGCAGGCCGGTTCGCCAGGGCGCGCCCTGGCCTACGTGCTCGCCAGTGTGGGCGTGTGCCTGATGGCCGCGGCCCTGGGTGTCATGATGGCGCGAGCCCTTTAG
- a CDS encoding replication-associated recombination protein A has translation MTDWTRPLADRLRPRSLSEFAGQRHLLAPGRPLREGLEAGRAHSMVLWGPPGTGKTTLARLAAAAVDADILTLSAVMAGVKDIREAAARGSANREAGRQTLLFVDEVHRFNKAQQDAFLPYIEDGTLLFIGATTENPSFELNNALLSRVRVHVLRPLERDELGELVDRAMADDQRGLGDRQLGLHPDARSLLLEVADGDARIALGLLEVAADLTEAGAVIGPDLIREAAAGGRARFDKGGDAFYDQISALHKSVRGSSPDGALYWLARMLEGGCDPLYIARRVVRMASEDIGNADPRGLQLAVAAWEAQERLGSPEGELAIAQAVAYLAAVPKSNAVYKAFNAAMADARENGSLEVPVHLRNAPTRLMKELGYGHAYRYAHDEPEGYAAGETYLPEALAHRHYYQPLDRGLEQRIAERLRRLAALDRQARER, from the coding sequence ATGACCGACTGGACCCGGCCACTGGCGGACCGCCTGCGACCCCGGTCACTGTCGGAGTTCGCGGGACAGCGGCATCTGTTGGCACCGGGGCGACCACTACGTGAGGGGCTGGAAGCCGGACGGGCCCACTCCATGGTGCTCTGGGGGCCACCGGGCACCGGCAAGACCACACTGGCTCGACTGGCCGCGGCGGCGGTGGACGCCGATATTCTGACGCTGTCCGCGGTCATGGCAGGCGTCAAGGACATCCGTGAGGCGGCGGCCCGGGGCAGCGCGAACCGCGAAGCGGGACGCCAGACCCTGCTGTTCGTCGACGAGGTGCACCGTTTCAACAAGGCGCAGCAGGATGCCTTCCTGCCCTACATCGAGGACGGTACTCTGCTGTTCATCGGCGCCACCACCGAAAATCCGTCTTTTGAGTTGAATAACGCGCTGCTGTCGCGGGTTCGGGTTCACGTGCTGCGGCCTCTGGAGCGGGATGAGCTCGGCGAACTGGTGGATCGGGCCATGGCCGATGACCAGCGCGGTCTGGGCGATCGCCAGCTGGGGCTGCATCCCGATGCCCGCTCGCTGTTGCTGGAGGTGGCGGATGGCGATGCGCGCATCGCCCTGGGGTTGCTGGAAGTCGCAGCGGATCTTACCGAGGCGGGCGCCGTCATCGGACCCGACCTGATCCGGGAGGCGGCCGCCGGTGGCCGGGCGCGATTCGACAAGGGCGGTGATGCTTTTTACGACCAGATTTCGGCGCTTCATAAATCCGTCCGGGGCTCGTCACCCGACGGGGCCCTCTACTGGCTGGCGCGGATGCTCGAGGGCGGTTGCGATCCCCTCTACATTGCCCGGCGGGTGGTGCGGATGGCGTCCGAAGACATTGGTAATGCCGACCCCCGGGGGCTGCAGCTGGCGGTAGCGGCCTGGGAGGCCCAGGAGCGTCTGGGTTCCCCGGAGGGCGAGCTCGCCATTGCGCAGGCGGTGGCCTATCTGGCGGCAGTGCCCAAGAGCAACGCGGTCTACAAGGCGTTCAACGCCGCCATGGCCGACGCCCGTGAGAATGGCTCTCTGGAGGTGCCGGTGCATCTGCGCAATGCCCCCACCCGGCTGATGAAGGAGCTGGGCTACGGTCATGCCTACCGATACGCCCATGATGAGCCGGAGGGCTATGCCGCGGGCGAGACCTACCTGCCGGAGGCGTTGGCCCATCGCCATTACTATCAGCCCCTGGATCGGGGGCTGGAGCAACGCATCGCCGAGCGGCTTCGCCGCCTGGCGGCGCTGGATCGGCAGGCCCGCGAGCGGTGA
- the lolA gene encoding outer membrane lipoprotein chaperone LolA: MSARRLHLGRIGLITVVAWLGVLTLAGARASDPEAMLERYFEGTETLQGRFQQDTYDDRGERVEAAEGDFWMARGERFRWHYQSPWEQLIVADGERLWVHDVDLDQVTVQPLEEALGVGAAQLLSGEFSDLQANFRIEPGDTADTVRLRPTDPAWDFQTIRLTFDDGLPTRLDIDAGLGDRIEVQLRDLTRNQPIEPERFEYTPPAEADVLQGP; encoded by the coding sequence ATGTCTGCCAGGCGCCTGCATCTTGGCCGAATCGGATTAATCACCGTGGTTGCCTGGTTAGGGGTGCTGACCCTGGCGGGTGCCCGGGCCAGCGATCCCGAGGCCATGCTGGAGCGCTATTTTGAGGGCACCGAGACCCTGCAGGGGCGCTTCCAGCAGGACACCTACGACGATCGGGGTGAGCGGGTTGAGGCGGCGGAAGGCGATTTCTGGATGGCCCGGGGTGAGCGCTTTCGCTGGCATTACCAGTCCCCCTGGGAGCAGCTGATTGTGGCCGACGGGGAGCGCCTTTGGGTTCATGACGTGGATCTCGACCAGGTGACCGTCCAGCCCCTCGAGGAGGCGCTGGGGGTGGGCGCGGCCCAGCTGCTCAGCGGCGAATTCTCTGATCTGCAGGCCAATTTCCGGATCGAGCCCGGCGACACGGCGGACACCGTCCGGCTTCGCCCCACGGATCCGGCCTGGGACTTTCAGACCATCCGACTGACCTTCGATGACGGACTGCCGACACGGCTGGATATCGACGCCGGTCTGGGCGACCGCATTGAGGTGCAGCTGCGCGATCTCACCCGCAACCAGCCGATTGAGCCGGAACGCTTCGAGTACACGCCGCCGGCGGAGGCCGACGTTCTCCAGGGGCCATGA
- a CDS encoding DNA translocase FtsK codes for MAGKTTARQPEANPISRQISRMIREALFLVLVAVAGYMLLAQLTYNPADPGWSHTGPAAGVSNAGGLVGAYWSDLSLYLFGYLALLFPALIGLLGVLLYRWQRQDGQIHWGVIGTRLAGFLITLVAGTALARLHIEPVAGTVPLSSGGVLGNLAGDWLQDAFSFTGATLLTLALFLAGVTLFTGLSWIALMDSLGRLVLAQGRHITTLHGWIQDQRAAQQARRERERARRTEEKRASKRAKPAIAPPAPAEASRPGERARKEQQIQLFEAPPMPGALPPISLLDEPHAEQPGYSPDALEAMSRLVEHKLRDFGIEVEVVEVLPGPVITRFELKPAAGVKVSQITNLSKDLARALSVTAVRVVEVIPGKSVVGLEIPNEHRQVIALAEIIRSESFEKANSPLTLAIGKDIGGYTSVVDLAKMPHLLVAGTTGSGKSVGINAMILSLLYKNTPEQVRMIMIDPKMLELSVYDDIPHLLAPVVTDMKEAANALRWCVAEMERRYRLMAALGVRNIAGANKRIRDAQARGEPLTDPLWSTPDDRIEPTIDGEVPEAPALEPMPCIVVVVDEFADMMMMVGKKVEELIARLAQKARASGIHLVLATQRPSVDVITGLIKANIPTRMAFQVSSRVDSRTILDQMGAESLLGHGDMLYMGPSSRGIPERVHGAFVSDAEVHRVAEYLKRAGEPEYVPGMLEGGNGDAENLGSLPGEVNLGDEETDPLYDQAVRIVTETRKASISGVQRRLKIGYNRAARLVEQMEQAGVVGPLQSNGAREVLAPPPPKD; via the coding sequence ATGGCAGGCAAGACGACAGCGCGGCAACCCGAGGCCAACCCGATCTCACGGCAAATCAGCCGCATGATTCGGGAAGCGCTGTTCCTTGTTCTGGTGGCGGTGGCAGGTTACATGCTGCTGGCCCAGCTCACCTACAACCCGGCGGATCCCGGCTGGAGCCACACCGGCCCCGCCGCCGGCGTCAGTAATGCCGGCGGCCTGGTTGGAGCCTACTGGTCCGACCTGAGCCTTTACCTGTTCGGCTATCTGGCGCTGCTGTTTCCGGCGTTGATCGGCCTGCTGGGTGTCCTGCTGTATCGCTGGCAGCGTCAGGATGGACAGATCCACTGGGGTGTCATCGGTACGCGCCTGGCGGGCTTTCTGATCACCCTGGTGGCGGGAACCGCGCTGGCGCGGCTTCACATCGAACCGGTGGCCGGCACCGTCCCGTTGAGCTCCGGTGGCGTGCTGGGCAACCTCGCTGGTGACTGGTTGCAGGACGCTTTCAGCTTCACCGGGGCAACGCTCCTCACGCTGGCACTATTTCTCGCCGGCGTGACCCTGTTCACCGGTCTTTCCTGGATCGCGCTAATGGACTCCCTGGGGCGACTGGTGCTGGCGCAGGGGCGCCATATCACCACTTTGCACGGCTGGATTCAGGACCAGCGCGCGGCGCAGCAGGCCCGCCGGGAGCGGGAACGGGCCAGACGCACCGAAGAGAAGCGGGCCAGCAAGCGTGCCAAGCCGGCGATCGCACCGCCGGCACCCGCGGAGGCATCGCGTCCTGGCGAGCGGGCCCGCAAGGAGCAGCAGATCCAGCTGTTCGAGGCGCCGCCGATGCCCGGCGCCTTGCCGCCGATCTCGCTGCTGGACGAGCCCCACGCCGAGCAGCCGGGCTACTCACCGGACGCGCTGGAGGCCATGTCGCGGTTGGTGGAGCACAAGCTGCGGGATTTTGGCATCGAGGTGGAAGTGGTCGAGGTCCTGCCCGGCCCGGTGATCACCCGCTTCGAGCTCAAGCCGGCGGCGGGCGTCAAGGTCAGCCAGATCACCAATCTGTCCAAGGATCTGGCCCGGGCGCTGTCGGTCACCGCCGTTCGGGTGGTGGAGGTGATCCCCGGCAAATCCGTGGTCGGGCTGGAAATCCCCAACGAACATCGTCAGGTCATCGCCCTGGCGGAGATTATTCGGTCGGAATCTTTCGAAAAGGCCAATTCACCGCTGACACTGGCCATCGGCAAGGATATCGGCGGCTACACCTCGGTGGTCGACCTCGCCAAGATGCCGCACCTGCTGGTGGCAGGCACCACCGGGTCGGGTAAGTCCGTGGGCATTAACGCCATGATCCTGAGCCTGCTCTACAAAAACACCCCGGAGCAGGTCCGGATGATCATGATTGATCCCAAGATGCTGGAGTTATCGGTTTATGACGACATCCCGCACCTGCTGGCGCCGGTGGTCACCGACATGAAAGAAGCCGCCAATGCCCTGCGCTGGTGTGTCGCTGAAATGGAAAGGCGGTATCGGCTGATGGCGGCGCTGGGCGTCCGTAACATCGCCGGCGCCAACAAGCGGATTCGCGACGCCCAGGCGCGCGGCGAGCCGTTGACTGATCCCCTCTGGAGCACGCCGGACGATCGCATCGAACCGACGATTGACGGCGAGGTGCCCGAGGCACCTGCTCTGGAGCCCATGCCCTGCATCGTGGTGGTGGTGGATGAATTCGCCGACATGATGATGATGGTGGGCAAAAAAGTTGAGGAGCTGATTGCCCGGCTCGCTCAGAAGGCCCGCGCCTCGGGTATCCATCTGGTGCTGGCCACCCAGCGTCCGTCCGTGGATGTGATCACCGGCCTCATCAAGGCCAATATCCCCACCCGCATGGCGTTTCAGGTCTCCTCCCGAGTCGATTCACGCACCATCCTCGACCAAATGGGCGCGGAGTCGCTGCTGGGCCACGGCGACATGCTTTATATGGGACCGAGCAGTCGCGGGATCCCGGAGCGGGTCCACGGCGCTTTTGTTTCGGACGCCGAAGTTCACCGGGTGGCCGAGTACCTCAAGCGGGCCGGCGAGCCCGAGTACGTGCCGGGCATGCTGGAGGGCGGTAATGGAGACGCGGAAAATCTGGGTTCTCTGCCCGGTGAGGTGAACCTCGGCGATGAGGAAACCGACCCGCTTTATGACCAGGCGGTGCGCATTGTCACCGAGACTCGCAAGGCGTCGATTTCCGGCGTGCAGCGGCGGCTGAAAATTGGCTACAACCGCGCGGCTCGCCTGGTGGAGCAGATGGAGCAGGCCGGCGTGGTCGGGCCGCTTCAGTCCAACGGGGCGCGCGAAGTGCTGGCGCCCCCGCCGCCAAAGGATTGA
- a CDS encoding GNAT family N-acetyltransferase, translating to MELQAIPAIGDISAAQWNALAGTDNPFLRHEFLSALETHGAVSRENGWAPHHLLLWQDGELMGAAPAYLKGNSRGEFVFDFAWAHAYERNGLAYYPKLIIAVPYSPINGPRMLLAPGYPAEGLRQALADGARQMVEEMELSSVHWLFADAKEIEALQDCDYSLRLGCQYHWYNAGYADFDDFLAGMSSKKRKNIRRERRRVSDQGLHLRTLHGDEIEPDLWDALHGFYAKTFYEHGNLPVISRDCFAELGKQMTDRMVVFVAEDAGRPVAAAICFRSSDTLFGRYWGSERDYDGLHFEACYYQGIEYCIRHGLTRFEPGAQGEHKVPRGFLPTLTRSAHHLTDARFRAAVDDFLDRERPAVHAFAADLMRDAPFREEVLEQINRD from the coding sequence ATGGAACTTCAGGCAATCCCGGCGATTGGCGACATATCGGCGGCGCAGTGGAATGCCCTCGCCGGCACCGATAACCCGTTCTTGCGGCATGAATTCCTGTCCGCCCTGGAGACCCACGGGGCGGTGTCGCGGGAGAACGGCTGGGCTCCTCATCACCTGCTGCTCTGGCAGGATGGCGAGCTCATGGGGGCCGCGCCGGCGTACCTAAAGGGCAACTCCCGGGGCGAGTTCGTTTTCGACTTCGCCTGGGCCCATGCCTACGAGCGCAACGGCCTCGCCTACTACCCGAAACTGATCATCGCGGTGCCCTACAGCCCGATCAACGGGCCCCGGATGTTGCTGGCGCCGGGCTATCCAGCGGAGGGGCTCCGTCAGGCGCTGGCCGACGGCGCCCGACAGATGGTTGAGGAAATGGAGCTGAGCTCCGTGCACTGGCTGTTTGCCGATGCCAAGGAAATCGAGGCCCTGCAGGATTGTGACTACTCACTGCGGCTCGGTTGCCAGTACCACTGGTACAACGCCGGCTACGCGGATTTCGATGACTTTCTGGCCGGCATGAGCTCAAAAAAACGCAAGAACATTCGGCGCGAGCGCCGGCGGGTGAGCGACCAGGGTCTGCATCTGCGGACACTGCATGGTGACGAAATCGAACCGGATCTGTGGGACGCGCTGCATGGCTTCTACGCCAAGACGTTCTACGAACACGGCAACCTGCCAGTGATCAGTCGCGACTGCTTTGCCGAACTCGGTAAGCAGATGACCGACCGCATGGTGGTGTTCGTGGCCGAGGACGCTGGCCGGCCGGTCGCGGCGGCCATCTGCTTTCGCAGCAGCGATACCCTGTTCGGCCGCTACTGGGGCAGCGAGCGGGATTATGACGGTCTGCACTTTGAGGCCTGCTACTACCAGGGCATCGAATACTGTATCCGCCACGGTCTGACGCGCTTCGAGCCCGGTGCCCAGGGCGAGCACAAAGTGCCACGGGGCTTTCTGCCCACCCTGACCCGCTCTGCCCATCACCTCACGGACGCCCGCTTTCGAGCGGCGGTGGATGATTTTCTGGATCGGGAGCGGCCCGCGGTGCACGCCTTCGCCGCTGATCTCATGCGGGACGCACCCTTTCGCGAGGAGGTTCTGGAGCAGATCAACCGTGACTGA
- the aat gene encoding leucyl/phenylalanyl-tRNA--protein transferase — translation MTDPLLPIPWLNTSDEITPLPDPESAMIEPNGLLAIGGSLSINRLEEAYREGIFPWYGPDEPILWWSPDPRAVIPVDQLHISRSLRRALNRADYQVSLDRAFETVVEACAEPRPDQPGTWITDDMKAAYGRLHRAGLAHSIEIWRDQRLIGGLYGVSLGRAFFGESMFSREPNASKMAMAWLCAQLRAWQFQFLDCQMPTSHLLSMGARCLPRRQFLMMLAASQRQATRRGPWTLDIEDWRHE, via the coding sequence GTGACTGACCCGCTGCTGCCCATCCCCTGGCTGAATACCAGCGATGAAATAACGCCCCTGCCGGATCCGGAGTCCGCGATGATCGAGCCCAACGGCTTGCTGGCCATCGGCGGTTCCCTTTCCATCAACCGGCTGGAGGAGGCCTATCGGGAGGGCATTTTTCCCTGGTACGGGCCCGATGAGCCCATTCTCTGGTGGAGTCCGGATCCCCGCGCGGTGATTCCCGTCGATCAACTCCACATCAGCCGGTCACTGCGCCGCGCGCTCAATCGGGCGGACTATCAGGTCAGCCTGGACCGGGCCTTCGAAACCGTGGTGGAGGCCTGTGCCGAACCCCGCCCCGATCAGCCGGGGACCTGGATCACCGACGACATGAAAGCGGCTTATGGCCGCCTTCATCGGGCGGGGCTCGCTCATTCCATCGAGATCTGGCGGGATCAGAGGCTGATCGGAGGCCTTTATGGTGTCTCACTGGGGCGCGCATTTTTCGGCGAGTCCATGTTCAGCCGCGAGCCCAATGCGAGCAAAATGGCCATGGCCTGGCTGTGCGCGCAGCTGCGGGCATGGCAGTTCCAGTTTCTCGACTGCCAGATGCCCACCAGCCATCTGCTCAGCATGGGAGCGCGCTGCCTGCCCCGGCGGCAGTTCCTGATGATGCTGGCGGCCAGCCAGCGACAGGCGACCCGTCGGGGGCCGTGGACACTGGACATCGAGGACTGGCGCCATGAGTGA
- a CDS encoding arginyltransferase has product MSESRPARDIRLFGTGLRPCPYLDDRLSNFDFVDPRLRPSAALYDELLARGFRRGGENLYRTACPGCQACRSLRLPVNSFVPRRRHRRCRRDNADVRLVNVGWRLDPAHFDLYSRYVRARHPGGGMDEADPDLYWQYLTASWCPTDFLELRENGRLLGVAVTDDTGGALSAVYTFFDPAETARGLGTLAILLQIEEARRRGRNWLYLGYWIEGAARMDYKAGFFPHERLSRNGWERVSAP; this is encoded by the coding sequence ATGAGTGAGTCCCGTCCAGCCAGGGATATCCGCCTGTTCGGGACCGGGCTTCGACCCTGCCCGTACCTGGACGACCGTCTGTCCAACTTCGACTTTGTTGATCCGCGCCTGCGTCCCAGCGCCGCTCTTTATGACGAGCTCCTCGCCCGGGGATTTCGGCGCGGCGGCGAGAACCTCTACCGCACCGCCTGTCCCGGTTGCCAGGCCTGCCGGAGCCTGCGCCTGCCGGTGAATTCGTTCGTCCCTCGGCGGCGGCACCGGCGCTGTCGCCGGGACAACGCCGATGTCCGTTTGGTGAACGTGGGATGGCGGCTGGACCCGGCGCATTTCGATCTGTACTCACGCTACGTGAGGGCGCGTCATCCCGGTGGTGGAATGGATGAAGCCGACCCGGATCTGTACTGGCAGTATCTCACCGCCAGCTGGTGCCCCACGGATTTCCTCGAACTGCGCGAAAACGGACGCCTGCTGGGGGTGGCGGTGACTGATGACACCGGCGGTGCGCTATCGGCGGTCTACACGTTCTTTGACCCGGCCGAGACAGCCCGTGGCCTGGGCACCCTGGCCATTCTCCTGCAGATTGAGGAGGCCCGGCGGCGGGGTCGAAACTGGCTGTATCTGGGTTACTGGATCGAGGGCGCCGCCCGCATGGATTACAAAGCCGGGTTCTTTCCCCATGAGCGTCTGTCCCGGAATGGCTGGGAGCGGGTTTCTGCCCCCTGA
- the infA gene encoding translation initiation factor IF-1, with translation MAKEENIRMQGTITEVMPNTMFRVELENGHMVTAHISGKMRKHYIRILRGDTVTVELTPYDLNKGRIVYRAR, from the coding sequence ATGGCGAAGGAAGAGAACATTCGGATGCAGGGCACCATCACCGAGGTGATGCCCAACACGATGTTTCGGGTGGAGCTGGAAAATGGCCACATGGTCACCGCCCACATTTCCGGCAAAATGCGCAAGCACTACATCCGCATTCTCCGCGGCGACACCGTCACGGTGGAGTTGACCCCCTACGATCTCAACAAGGGCCGCATCGTTTATCGGGCGCGCTAG